From a region of the Qipengyuania spongiae genome:
- a CDS encoding dihydrolipoyl dehydrogenase family protein: MDFTHDVIVIGGGAGGLTAAGGCALFGLKVALIEGHRMGGECLNNGCVPSKALIAAARRAGVAREETRFGVTLSAPRIDWRGVRGHVRQAIADIEHHDSVETFEEMGCEVVLGTARLTGKHSVEVGGRTLTAPRIVLATGSEPLVPPIPGLADIPYLTNENLFELGERPDHLVVIGGGPIGMEMAQAFRRLGSAVTVIESGRVMSRDDPDSVAVMVDALREEGVRFVRGKALRVEGEAGGVRVHVESDRPVTGTHLLVATGRKARVAGFGAEELGLALGKNGFAVDARRRTSVRSIYAIGDCRDGIRLTHVSGYEGSNVALEIVTGLPTKVDYSALPWCTYTEPEIAQIGMTEADARAKHGDAIAVVREEFGENERAVADGSCIGHMKMVLKGKKVLGVSIVGAHAGELLLPFAQSITGKSSTFALGSAIVAYPTRSEISKAAAFSAWEPTVFGGLPKKYAALVARLRRALA, from the coding sequence ATGGATTTCACACATGACGTGATCGTGATCGGCGGCGGCGCCGGCGGGCTGACGGCGGCCGGAGGCTGCGCGCTGTTCGGACTGAAAGTGGCGCTGATCGAAGGCCACAGGATGGGCGGCGAGTGCCTCAACAATGGCTGCGTACCGTCCAAGGCGCTGATCGCGGCCGCGCGGCGGGCCGGGGTGGCGCGAGAGGAAACGCGCTTCGGCGTCACTCTGTCAGCCCCCCGGATCGACTGGCGCGGCGTGCGCGGCCATGTCCGCCAGGCGATCGCCGATATCGAGCATCACGATTCGGTCGAGACCTTCGAAGAGATGGGCTGCGAGGTCGTGCTGGGCACGGCGCGGCTGACGGGCAAGCACTCGGTCGAGGTCGGCGGGCGAACGCTGACGGCACCGCGCATCGTCCTTGCCACCGGGTCCGAACCGCTGGTGCCGCCGATCCCCGGGCTTGCCGACATTCCCTACCTCACCAACGAGAACCTGTTCGAGCTGGGCGAGCGGCCCGATCATCTGGTGGTGATCGGCGGCGGTCCGATCGGGATGGAGATGGCGCAGGCCTTCCGCCGGCTGGGCAGCGCGGTGACCGTGATCGAATCGGGCCGCGTGATGAGCCGCGACGATCCCGACAGTGTCGCCGTGATGGTCGATGCCCTGCGCGAGGAAGGCGTGCGCTTCGTGCGCGGCAAGGCGCTGCGGGTCGAAGGCGAGGCGGGCGGAGTGCGGGTCCATGTCGAGAGCGATCGGCCCGTCACCGGCACCCATCTGCTCGTCGCCACCGGCCGCAAGGCGCGGGTGGCTGGCTTCGGCGCGGAGGAGCTCGGGCTGGCGCTCGGCAAGAACGGTTTCGCGGTCGATGCTCGGCGGCGGACCAGCGTGCGTTCGATCTACGCCATCGGCGATTGCCGCGACGGCATTCGGCTGACCCATGTCTCGGGCTACGAAGGCTCGAACGTCGCGCTGGAGATCGTCACCGGCCTGCCGACCAAGGTCGATTATTCGGCGCTCCCTTGGTGCACCTATACCGAGCCCGAGATCGCCCAGATCGGCATGACCGAAGCCGATGCGCGCGCGAAGCATGGCGACGCCATCGCCGTGGTGCGCGAGGAATTTGGCGAGAACGAGCGCGCCGTCGCCGATGGTTCATGCATCGGGCACATGAAGATGGTCCTCAAGGGCAAGAAGGTGCTGGGCGTCAGTATCGTCGGCGCCCATGCGGGCGAATTGCTGCTGCCCTTCGCCCAGAGCATCACCGGCAAGAGCTCGACCTTCGCGCTCGGCAGCGCGATCGTCGCCTATCCGACCCGCAGCGAGATTTCCAAG